The genomic DNA GAACACGTCCTCCTGCTGCTTCTGTAgcgctttcttctccattTCCAGGGATTTTTCCATAGTTCCCAGTAATTTTAGTTTCAAGTTTATCTTTTTCATTTGCGTTTGAACCATGTCGTGGGCCAGTGCAGTCATCTGCCTTTCCTCATTTGTGGCAAAAACATGGGATCTCAAACCAATGGAAGCCAGCGCGATCTCGCTGCCTTCTTTAACGTAGTTGTCGCCTTCTGCGCTCaaagtttctctttccTGCTTCACAGAATCTATAGCTCGGCTAGTCATCTTTTTCACCGTTTTGGGGTCAACAAGACCCGCAAGAAATGCTATTGTAGACATCACAGGATTGTCTGCCTTGGAAAAGGGCAGGTGAGGGGCGTACTTGAGAGGGCCCAGCTCCTCGCCAGATTGTGACTGCAGGTAAGCGTCTTCGATCGGCAGTTGGAGGAACCTCAAGATGCATTGTTCTGGGGTTTTGTTCCCAACATACTGTGCTACGCGTAGCCAGTCAGTCTGGAATTTTTGGATTCCTTCCAGCAGTTTTTTAACACTTTCTTCATCCCAGTCTCTGTCTACCATTTCAAGCACGTTGGGGCGCTGAAGCTTAGGCTTGACTGGGGTTTCATCCCCATCCTCTAAAGATCTCTTCTTATCACTGGAATCTCCAGGTGATGGAGAAACAGCCGCGAGTGCGCTTTTAgtggaagaagcaggaggGTCGATCTGATGCATGAGTTTTTTCAGTCGTGATAGATCCGGAATCTGAATAGCAGGCTTGTAGCTTTCGAAGGGGAACAAACCGCGCGGGGCATCGTGCTTAGTCGCGTATTCGCCAGTGAAGGGTGGTTCCACTTGTTTGGGTTTGGCCTTGGCATCAACTTGGTAATTAATTAATCCCCACTTGGTGAGGAACTTATGGAGTCTAAGGATGGCGCCAGCGTCACCGCATAAATTCCGTCTTGCGGCGGTTGCCGTGAAATACTCGTTAGGGTTCAGGCGGTAAGAGTTGACCATGAAGTTACGGTACTTGACGTAAACTTGCGGTGTTTTCGAAGGAATGCGGTTTGTGAAGAACTCCGGCAAAGACTGTTTCTCAATGGAGTGGATTTTCTGCAGATGGAACCAGCGCGCATATGAGGGGATGACTATTTCATGGGATTGGGGGACGACTAGGCGCGATGGAGCTTCAGGACCCATTTCTTGTAGTTGAGCTGCTGTGCCATTGTTCTGAGGCAGAGGGGAGCTCTCCGCGTGGAGTTGTTGCTCGTGCTGCAGGGATGTCTCCTCTTTGATTGCGTTCTCCTGTTTAACTGGCTGCTCTGTTTGGACAGGTTGTGCTGCTTGGGCAAGCTGTTCTGCTTGGATAGGTTGCTTTGCTGGGACAGGTTGTTCTGCTTGTACAGGCTGTTGCATTTGCACAGGATGATCCATTTCAACAGGTTGGTCCATTTCAACAGGTTGGTCCATTTCAACAGGCTGCTTCATTTTAACAGGCTGCTCCAATTGCACAGGCTGCTCCGATTGTACACGCTGCTCCACTTGTACACGCTGCTCCGCTTGCAAAGGCTCCGCTTGCACAGGATTCTCCGCTGGAAAAGACTGCTCTGTTTGCGGAACCTGGTCCTGTGTCTGGTGCGTTGTTTGTAGCGCAATGTCTGGCGCGCCAGACAGTCCAAATTTTTCTGCTCCGTTACCCAACTTAAGCTCTTCGCCGTGCCCGAGTTGTTCTATGCTTTCATTGCCTCGGACGCTGGCTGACGCCTCATTGCTTTCGGCCTGTGCACTGCTCGCTGGTAGCGCGGCGGTTTCTTGTTGCACGTCGGAGCCCTGCTGCTTTTCGATATCCTGCTGCTCGGGAAGACCAAGCTGCTCGCTGACGTCGGGCACTAAGCTTGGCTCCTGCTGTTTGCCAGCCTCCGCGTGGTCCGAGGCCTCGACGGGCCCGCCCATGTCCGATTGCTCCACTGGCGCCGCCGACTCTTCTAGTTCCTGGTGGGGCTCGTGCGCGGCAGTCTCGCGCGACTCTGCCTCGAGGCCACGCGACTGCGACAACACATCTGCGGCTGTGGGCGACATCAAGACTGCCTCTGGATTTTCCTCGGCGCCCTTGTCTGCAGTTCCCGTGATATCGTCGCCCTGCGGACCTTGTTGGGTCGCGTCCTCGTCCGCGTCACCAAAGAGCGCCGCATCGTGCGCGTCGCCCGATTCGGTCGCGCTCTCGTGCTGCAGACTGTGCGCGTAAGGTGAGTTTGTCTGTTCCACGCTCATTGATCGCTAGGACGCGCTGTAGCACCTGATTCGAAGCGGATTTTGGATGAATTGGTGGTTGGAATGGGTTTGTTGTGTGAGATTGATACTGAAAAAGTGGGCCATCTCACCAAACGTGTTCGTATAACGTGATATATACATCCAACGCCGGAGTGTTGAGCAGTGCGCGAGCCAAACCGGGGCCCAGCCCTGCCTCACTGACGTACCAGGCTTGCACTGTGAGCCGGGCGTTTCCCCCGCATGCGCGCGCCTCGAGCCGTCCTACGCTGAGGGCCTCTCGATGCTTTCCACTGCGTACTTTTCTCGTTTACTTTGTCTACTGCGGAGCTCTACAGCCCATATATAGTCCGAACGGCTGGCGCTGGAAGAAAGCCGCAGTAGCGCGGCTCGCCGCGCGGCTCGTCGCGGGGGTGTAAAAGCTGTGTGTATCCGTTCGTGATTAATGACACCAACATAGTCAGCTACCCGTCAGCCTTCTCTACAGAGGGCCCGCGAGTCGCGGTAACGTTGCTGTCAGTTCTGTGAAACGCGCGGCGCGTCTACACAGCCGTTGCTGTTCTCGATCTTGGCCTAAACTCCGGGATCAGCAAGCGACTCGCGGCCATGCACGAGAATGCGGCAGGTGGCGTGCAATCTACACGATTCGTGATTCTCGCCCGTTGTGTCTGCGGTACGGCGCGTTTCTCGAAGCCGTCGCCATGTCCGCTTCCTGCTTCTCGTCGCAACAGCGTGGTATTGACGTATATTACGCTATACTGACCATCGTAATTTTTCATATTGACATGGCGATGAAAAgtggaaagagaaagagggAAGCGTGGGCGCAGCGGGGCACTACGGGGAATTCCGGGGAACTGAAGGCCTGGGTGCGGGAAACGCGCTGTGTGTGGCTCACTGTGGATGGCTCTTCGGTGAATGCGTGTACTTGGCGCTGCGTGtctgtcacgtgactggcCTGTGAGCAAAGGTGCTTAGCTCCCGGCGGGCCTGTAGTATGGGGCATCCGCTTGTTGGCGCTGCTATATACCGGCCGACTAGGACAGCTGGCGGTACTCACGGCCCGTAGATTCTAGCCTGAACCGATCGGTATATTGGATCGTGCTGAGCGATCAATGCGAGAGCTGCTCACGCGTCCGGAAACAAGTTTAAGGGCAACGTAAGCCTGCTGTGGCTCCCGAGCCTTCAACTGCAACTCTCTTCGCGATCTCCCATGGATGCGCGGCGCACGCGCCCCAGCTTTCCCGCGTTTTCCGTATGCCTCGTATAATGTGATATAGATCGTGGATGGCAGGACCACATCGAGGCTGAATGTCAAATTTAGATTCAAGCATTCTCCTCatgtcaacaagctttgaaggGCAATCAAGACAACATGTACAGCTCCGTGAGGACACGTTTGGCTTTGTTGTGGACGCTCGTCGTCTCTTTGACGCTAGTGGCTGCGGATGTCGCTATTGTGTCGCCTGGGCAGGGCGACAAGTTCACTGCTAGCGGCAGCTCGGTTTCCATCACCG from Lachancea thermotolerans CBS 6340 chromosome F complete sequence includes the following:
- the SWI3 gene encoding Swi3p (some similarities with uniprot|P32591 Saccharomyces cerevisiae YJL176C SWI3 transcription factor) — its product is MSVEQTNSPYAHSLQHESATESGDAHDAALFGDADEDATQQGPQGDDITGTADKGAEENPEAVLMSPTAADVLSQSRGLEAESRETAAHEPHQELEESAAPVEQSDMGGPVEASDHAEAGKQQEPSLVPDVSEQLGLPEQQDIEKQQGSDVQQETAALPASSAQAESNEASASVRGNESIEQLGHGEELKLGNGAEKFGLSGAPDIALQTTHQTQDQVPQTEQSFPAENPVQAEPLQAEQRVQVEQRVQSEQPVQLEQPVKMKQPVEMDQPVEMDQPVEMDHPVQMQQPVQAEQPVPAKQPIQAEQLAQAAQPVQTEQPVKQENAIKEETSLQHEQQLHAESSPLPQNNGTAAQLQEMGPEAPSRLVVPQSHEIVIPSYARWFHLQKIHSIEKQSLPEFFTNRIPSKTPQVYVKYRNFMVNSYRLNPNEYFTATAARRNLCGDAGAILRLHKFLTKWGLINYQVDAKAKPKQVEPPFTGEYATKHDAPRGLFPFESYKPAIQIPDLSRLKKLMHQIDPPASSTKSALAAVSPSPGDSSDKKRSLEDGDETPVKPKLQRPNVLEMVDRDWDEESVKKLLEGIQKFQTDWLRVAQYVGNKTPEQCILRFLQLPIEDAYLQSQSGEELGPLKYAPHLPFSKADNPVMSTIAFLAGLVDPKTVKKMTSRAIDSVKQERETLSAEGDNYVKEGSEIALASIGLRSHVFATNEERQMTALAHDMVQTQMKKINLKLKLLGTMEKSLEMEKKALQKQQEDVFIQRLSLAKHSQTLTAKIQQCLDDHDDKEKLQAHLNAIKEMQAHPARISIGKSQSSSKSAVNGSSQEQAFSSTSDLNEPFVKPVSVDAPQSYRYWSG